Genomic segment of Sphingomicrobium marinum:
AAGAAAGCACCGCCGGCACGGATCCGCACCGCAGCCAAGGGCGACAAGCTCAAGATCGACTAGCTGCGTGTCTGCAGACTTTCGCGAAGCCGCTTCCCGCTTGGTGGAAGACTTTGCTGCTGAATTTTCTTTGCAATTCCACAAGCAAGGTCACGACGATGTGATCCTCTGGGAATTTTTGAAACAGGACGGACTAAGCCGTCCCATTGTGATTGCCCTGTCAAATTTCGACGAACTCAATTTTGGAGTAGCTGACTTCTGGTCCTACTTCTTCCCGTTCGAGGATGTGCAAGAGCAGTTTCGCGTCATTTTGACGTTATGGATGCAGGGCAACGCCCGAATTGCAGTCTATCGTCGACGCATGCGGCGGCTTGAGGTCAAATGCGGATCGGATTGGCATCATGTCTACGAAGCCAACGCCCCGCTAATTTTCAAGCCACGCAAGCCGGTCGCATTCATCAGCAATTAAAAAGGGCGCCGCTCCCCCAAGCGACGCCCTTGCTCCCCCTCTAGGAGATAGTTGGTCAGGCGGCCTCGGTGGCGGCCTTCTTGTCTTCTTCCTGTTCGCGCAGCACGTAGCCGCGGCCCCAGACGGTTTCGATATAATTGTCGCCGCCGCAGGCCAGGCTGAGCTTCTTGCGCAGCTTGCAGATGAAGACATCGATGATCTTGAGTTCGGGTTCGTCCATGCCGCCGTACAGGTGGTTGAGGAACATTTCCTTGGTCAGCGTGGTGCCCTTGCGCAGCGACAGCAGCTCCAGCATCGCATATTCCTTGCCGGTGAGGTGGACGCGGTTGCCGTCGACTTCGACCGTCTTGGCATCGAGGTTCACCGCCAGCTTGCCGGTGCGGATGACCGACTGCGAGTGGCCCTTCGAACGACGCACGATGGCGTGGATGCGGGCGACGAGTTCATCGCGGTGGAACGGCTTGGTGACATAATCGTCAGCGCCAAAGCCCAGCGCGCGGACCTTCGAATCCATTTCGCCGATGCCCGACAGGATCAGGACCGGTGTCTGCACTTTCGCGGTGCGCAATTTCTTGAGGACGTCATAGCCGTGCATGTCGGGCAGGTTGAGGTCCAGCAGGATGATGTCGTAATCATACAGCTTGCCCAGATCGAGGCCTTCTTCGCCAAGATCGGTCGTGTAGGTGTTGAAGCCTTCGGTCG
This window contains:
- the ctrA gene encoding response regulator transcription factor CtrA, whose translation is MRVLLIEDEATIAKSIELMLSTEGFNTYTTDLGEEGLDLGKLYDYDIILLDLNLPDMHGYDVLKKLRTAKVQTPVLILSGIGEMDSKVRALGFGADDYVTKPFHRDELVARIHAIVRRSKGHSQSVIRTGKLAVNLDAKTVEVDGNRVHLTGKEYAMLELLSLRKGTTLTKEMFLNHLYGGMDEPELKIIDVFICKLRKKLSLACGGDNYIETVWGRGYVLREQEEDKKAATEAA